Proteins encoded in a region of the Zea mays cultivar B73 chromosome 2, Zm-B73-REFERENCE-NAM-5.0, whole genome shotgun sequence genome:
- the LOC100272522 gene encoding Cytosolic invertase 1 yields the protein MKRVSSHVSLASEAEINLDLSRLVIDKPRFTLERKRSFDEQSWSELSHRQNDGFDSVLQSPAFPSGGFDSPFSVGTHFGGPHPLVNEAWEALRKSVVYFREQPVGTIAAVDHASEEVLNYDQVFVRDFVPSALAFLMNNETDIVKNFLLKTLHLQSSEKMVDRFKLGAGAMPASFKVDRNKNRNTETLVADFGESAIGRVAPVDSGFWWIILLRAYTKYTGDVSLSESPECQKCMRLILNLCLSEGFDTFPTLLCTDGCSMIDRRMGIYGYPIEIQALFYMALRCALQMLKPEGEGKDFIEKIGQRLHALTYHMRNYFWLDFHQLNNIYRYKTEEYSHTAVNKFNVIPDSIPDWVFDFMPCRGGYFLGNVSPAMMDFRWFALGNCIAIVSSLATPEQSVAIMDLIEEKWDELVGEMPLKICYPALENHEWRIITGCDPKNTRWSYHNGGSWPVLLWLLTAACIKTGRPQMAKRAIELAESRLLKDGWPEYYDGKLGRFVGKQARKFQTWSIAGYLVARMMLEDPSTLMMISMEEDRPVKPTMRRSASWNA from the exons ATGAAGCGGGTGTCGTCGCACGTCTCGCTCGCCTCCGAGGCGGAGATCAACCTCGACCTGTCGCGCCTCGTCATCGACAAGCCCAGGTTCACGCTGGAGCGGAAGCGCTCCTTCGACGAGCAGTCGTGGAGCGAGCTCTCCCACCGCCAGAACGACGGCTTCGACAGCGTGCTTCAGTCGCCGGCATTCCCGTCCGGCGGCTTCGACTCGCCCTTCTCCGTCGGCACGCACTTCGGCGGCCCGCACCCGCTCGTCAACGAGGCCTGGGAGGCGCTCAGGAAATCGGTCGTCTACTTCCGGGAACAGCCCGTCGGCACCATTGCTGCCGTCGATCATGCGTCGGAGGAAGTGCTCAACTATGATCAG GTTTTTGTGAGGGATTTCGTTCCGAGCGCATTGGCTTTTCTAATGAACAATGAGACTGACATAGTGAAGAATTTTCTCTTgaaaactcttcaccttcagagCTCTGAGAAAATGGTAGACCGATTCAAGCTTGGAGCAGGAGCGATGCCAGCAAGTTTCAAGGTGGACCGTAATAAAAACAGAAACACTGAAACCTTAGTCGCTGATTTTGGTGAGAGTGCAATCGGTAGGGTGGCACCGGTTGACTCTGGATTTTGGTGGATCATTCTCCTTCGGGCATATACAAAGTACACCGGAGATGTTAGTTTGTCAGAATCACCTGAATGCCAGAAGTGCATGAGGTTGATACTGAATCTCTGCTTATCTGAAGGATTTGATACTTTTCCAACTCTGCTCTGCACAGATGGCTGCTCAATGATTGATCGTCGAATG GGTATATATGGTTATCCCATTGAGATTCAAGCCCTATTCTATATGGCATTAAGATGTGCTCTCCAAATGCTCAAGCCAGAGGGCGAAGGGAAGGATTTCATAGAGAAGATAGGGCAACGACTACATGCACTAACCTACCACATGAGGAATTACTTCTGGCTAGATTTTCACCAGCTGAATAACATATACAGATACAAAACAGAAGAGTATTCCCACACTGCTGTGAACAAGTTCAATGTAATTCCAGATTCCATTCCTGATTGGGTGTTTGATTTCATGCCATGTCGAGGAGGCTACTTTCTTGGCAACGTCAGCCCTGCTATGATGGATTTCCGGTGGTTTGCCCTTGGCAATTGCATTGCCATTGTATCATCTCTAGCCACCCCAGAACAGTCAGTTGCTATAATGGATCTGATCGAGGAAAAGTGGGATGAGCTAGTTGGTGAGATGCCTCTGAAGATATGCTATCCTGCTCTCGAGAATCATGAGTGGAGAATTATTACTGGATGTGACCCCAAAAACACCCGGTGGAGTTACCACAATGGAGGATCTTGGCCAG TTCTTCTGTGGCTGCTGACAGCAGCCTGCATAAAGACTGGTCGGCCACAAATGGCAAAACGTGCCATTGAGCTCGCAGAGTCAAGGCTGCTCAAGGACGGCTGGCCCGAGTATTACGATGGCAAGCTAGGAAGATTCGTTGGCAAGCAGGCCAGGAAGTTCCAGACCTGGTCCATTGCCGGTTACCTCGTCGCCCGCATGATGCTGGAGGACCCATCGACACTGATGATGATCTCCATGGAGGAGGACCGCCCTGTGAAGCCGACCATGCGGCGGTCAGCATCATGGAATGCCTGA